The region GTTAGTGGCAAGCTACCTCCTGATTTTAATGCACATCAAAAGAGGAAATTGATTCATGATTCTAAATACTACTTCTTTGATGATCCATACCTATTCAAAATGAGTACGGATCGAATAATTCGTCGTTGTGTACCAATGGAAGAGACTCAATCAATAGTAGAGCAGTGTCATTCGACACCTTACGGTGGGCATTTCGGGCCATCGCGTACAGCAGCGAAAGTTTTGCAATCGGGTTTTTATTGGCCTTCAATTTTTAAAGATTGTTACACTTTTGTCAAGACCTGTGATAGATGTCAACGAGTTGGAAATATCTCGCAAAGAAATGAAATGCCTATGAATGTGATTTTAGAGGTGGAATTATTCGATGTGTGGggcattgacttcatggggcCTTTCCCACCATCTTTCGGGAACTTGTTCATTTTACTCGCTGTTGATTATGTTTCAAAGTGGGTCGAAGCGATAGCTACTACTACAAATGATTCCAAGGTGGTTTCTTATTTTCTGCAGAAGTTCATATTTAATCGTTTTGGAACTCCAAGAGCGATAATAAGCGATGAAGGAACACATTTCTGCAACAAAGTTATTAAACCACTCTTGGTAAAATATGGAGTTCGACATAAGGTGGCTTTGGCTTATCACCCCCAGTCTAATGGCCAAGCTGAGGTATCAAACCGAGAGATCAAGTCTATCTTGGAGAAAACAGTGAATTTGAATAGAAAagattggtctcaaaagcttgatGACTCTTTATGGGCCTACAGGACAGCGTACAAGACTCCTCTCGGTATGTCTCCTTATCGACTGGTATTTGGCAAAGCTTGTCACTTACCAGTAGAATTGGAGCACAAGGCTTACTAGGCGATCAAGAAGCTGAATTTTGATTACCAAGCAGCGGGTGAGAAGAGGTTATTGCAGCTGAATGAAATGGAGGAGTTccggaatgatgcatatgaaaaTGCTCGTATTTACAAGGAGAGGACAAAGAAATATCATGATCAAATGATATTAAAGCGAGAATTTGTGCCGGGGCAGCAAGTTTTACTTTTCAATTCTCGTTTGAGGTTATTTCCCGGTAAGCTAAAGTCAAGATGGTCTGGTCCGTTCGTTATCACCAAAGTTTCTCCTTTTGGTTCTGTGGAATTAAGGAATAATGACGGTTCACTTTTTCAAGTGAATGGACAAAGGTTGAAACATTATTTTGGTGAAATTCATAAGAAGGTGGAGACGATGTATCTCCAAGACAGCAACTGAAGCGTCATCAATGTCTAGCTAAAGACGATAAATTAAGCGCTTAATGGGAGGCAACCCATTGTTTTtgtattgttatttttatttagtttattttattttattttagtagactttattttatttattttgtaaatattaagtttattttgagccgtgaaaatcgtgaaaaaaaaaaaaataaaataaaaattgaaaagcaGTGTTCCAGGGGCTGCAGCGCCACTTCCATAGCGCTGCAGCGCAATTGTGGCAGGAATTAGCGCCGCAGCGCCATAACTAGGCGCAGCAGCGCCACttcgaacaaaaaaaaaaatctcttgtttttttttaaattctttttgtttccctctttctctctaaccaccatttttcttcttttcttctccctACTCCGAAAAATCAACATCCCACACCCTTAACTCTAATTTCTTTCCTCATTCCTAAATTTCAAATCATCAAAATCTATTCCTCTCATCACCATTCCTcatcccaaatcatcaaatctctCATCCCATTTTTTTACTCCAAATTTTTTTCCTTACCCTAATCATCAATACCACATCAACTTCCATTGTAATCAAGTTTTCATTGACCTTTCAAGGGTGTTTGGCCGAATTTTATGAGGGGAGTAGTTCATTGAAGATCACAAGACACTCACATTCATCAAGTAAGTCATTCACTCATCTCTTTGGAGCACTTAAGTTCTTGAATGGATATTTCATGTAAGGGgcaattttgattttgatgaatgTGTGACTTGCTGTGTTGGAATTGATGATTATTGGATAGTTTTTGAAGTTCTATTGTGATTTGGGGaattaagattgagagaaaagtGGAAGGGAAGAGTGAGAATAATTGATGCCCACCAAGTGTTTGAGAAATTGCCTAAGTGACTGTTCTTGGTGATTTTTGCTTAATTTTAGTGAGGAAGAAGTTGTGAATTAAGTTTGGTGGAATTGTTTAGTTGTTAAGGGGGTTAATCTGTGATTAATTAGAAAGTGGGATATTGTTTGGATGTTTGGCGGGTTGTTCCGAGTAACCATGGGACCTAAGAGAAATAGTGCAAGACCATCATCTTCAAGACCCTCATCCTCTAGGGCACCACCATTTGATACCACCAAATTCGTAAGTAAGGAGGCGGAAGATCGATATACTTCTTTTATGGGGAAACCGGTGCTCAAGGAAAGAGGTATTGAATATGATCCCCAACCTAGTTCGTGTGCTATCTTTGAGCCAATTAGAGCCAACATAGAAGGTAGGCAGTGGGAATCTGTTGTGAAACAACCGGAAATTAAAATGAATATCTCTTGGGTGTATGAATTTTATGCGAATTTTCCGGAGTTGAATGAGAAGGGGGAATGTTTTGTGAGAGGAAAATGGCTACCGGTGGGGAGTTATAAGGCCATCGATGATTTTTTCAATACTAAGAGCTTTGATAATCAGCATGATGAGTACCAATTGTTTCTACAAGATCAGCATGATCATGTTCTTATAGCGGAAACATTGGGTTGCCCAGGAGCTAGAATTGTATATGCTCATGATGAGCCTAATGGGATGTTTTTATGGCAACTTAATCAAGAAGCTCGTGCATGGTTTTATTTTGTGGCAGCCAAATTGATCCCAACTAGTCATGTTAGCCATATGACGAATGACCGGATGAGGTTGGTTTTTGCTATCAAAGGGAAACTTACTAAAGCAAGAATTGCACGTTATCCTAATGCATCTTTAGTAGCACCAGCCACACCTCCACGACGACAAGGCCAACGACGAAGGCGGGAGAGTGATGACGAGGACCTTGACAATCAAGAGGATGATAGTGTTCCGGAGAATGTGGAGGGGCCAATGAATGTGGATGTCCCTTTGGCTCTTGGTGGTCCAATTGATTGTAATATGCAATACTCGCATAACATGCTGCGCTACATTGCTCAACAAAACACGATCACTCATAACTATTTGGCTGCTCGGGAGGCATATGAGCATAGTCAGGTGGATCAACTAAATTTGTTGGTAGCTCAATGGACGTTGAACAGAGGACAGAATAACTATTTCGCTTATCCCCCTCCGTTTCAAGGGATGCAAgatccaccaccaccaccaccaccttctCCTTATCCGTAAGCATGGACTTTTTGTaagtttctttccttttctttgtagttacacattggggacaatgtttgtttcaaagtttgggggagggatttCTTACGaaagttttcttttgttttgtaaaTATGTGTTTAGAGTCGGGGTGTTATGAGTCGTGTTCGAATCAAGTCAATAATAAAAGTCAAGGTTAAGTAATGAATGCTATGAAAATAAAGTTAAGAAATAAAACCACTTTGAATCCGTGTGCTTGATTTTGTCTGTTGCCATGGTTGACTAATGTATGAGGAAAGATTGAACTTTTTGCCATGATTATTAAATTCGTGCTAATTGACTGTGTTATGCATGTTAAATGGGATTTGTGGAAAGATTTGGTTGATTACTCTAGAATTTGTGTTACTTgttatttgagacgaaatcctagataatGTGTGCTTAAGAAGATGATGTAGGCAATTTTGTTTGGTccgtttgagcctttctagccaaCCCGAGACAAAATTGTATCCTTAGTCACCCTAATTGAGCCTAGGCCTATTTTTGTTGAAACTCCAAAACTGTTGAAACCTAACGAAAATCTTATCAAATATCCTAACCATATTAATATCATGAGCATACAAAGATAATGTGGGAAGGGGTTTTGTAATGGAAAGTAGTTTGGGTTTTCAAGAgaggaaaagatgaatgagagaaagtttcttcttaaaaaaaaaaaaaagagaaaaattttATCATGGAGCCTCACTCCCTTAAGGAAATATATTGTATACACAAAGTTTTGGGGAGtgaatgttaaaaaaaaaaaaaaaaaaaagagctgaaaaagaaaaaaatatataataactaaagaaGAAACGAGGAAGAAAGAGAAATATATATATCTCTCATTCATGTCAAGGTTGTTCAATATGGGTGTTTGGAATTTATGTGTACATGGTTGTTTGAAAGGTTGGTATGCTTATGGTATTAGTGCCTAAATGACTTTCTTATCTACCTTACCTAAGCCACGCATTGTAAGCcattaaagtcctattgattcttaagcATGcgttgtttacattagtggagaataatgagTAATGCAAACTTATGGAATAATATGGATTGTGGTATGActgtgagaatttgatgtgcataactATGTCAATTACTTGAGT is a window of Humulus lupulus chromosome 4, drHumLupu1.1, whole genome shotgun sequence DNA encoding:
- the LOC133832007 gene encoding uncharacterized protein LOC133832007 is translated as MEEFRNDAYENARIYKERTKKYHDQMILKREFVPGQQVLLFNSRLRLFPGKLKSRWSGPFVITKVSPFGSVELRNNDGSLFQVNGQRLKHYFGEIHKKVETMYLQDSN